Below is a genomic region from Rhizobium acidisoli.
GCGACCAATTTATTTCGGGACATCCAGATACCTGCGATAAAATCTTGCATCGGCAATATCGTCTTTTTGTTGCGTCGCGTATCAAAGCCACCAGCTCCAAGATAACCATCCCCAGAGTTAAATATCCGAATATTTCTCAATTCGGTAAGCGCCCCAGCAATTGATCAACGTCAATAGCCATTGCGCTCGCCAAACGATGAATCAATTCTCTTACCGCAATGCTCGCGATCTTGTTTTCCTCGGCATAAATCGCAAATGCTGTTCTCAACGCGAGTCCGTACTCACCGACATCAACATATTCCTGTATCTCGGCACATTCCGATTCAGACAGCTCTGTTCGTGCTGCTTCCATTAAGCATTGGAATGACGATTCGATTTCCTCAAATCTGCGCGACAATCGCATCTCCTATTTCGGGCTTCGCATGAAACCCGGAACTTTTAGCGGCTGCCCCGCCACTCGACTTTCATCCGGTAGCGAGTACCTCGGCTGTTGTTGAACCGCTGGCTCCATCAATATTGGAGTGCAGCGGGCGTGGGCGCCACAGCAGTAAAGCGGGCATCCCTGAAATCATACAGGCGCTGAAAGGCATCTTCGCGCTTGTCGGCATAATATCGGAATTGGCTTTTCGACAATCGGTAGATGCAGCCACCCCGGGCGAACACAAGGTCGCCGCCGTCCCAATCCGCCCAATCGCTCTCAGGGAGATCGATGAGCAGGGTTCCGTCGCGA
It encodes:
- a CDS encoding MafI family immunity protein, which translates into the protein MSRRFEEIESSFQCLMEAARTELSESECAEIQEYVDVGEYGLALRTAFAIYAEENKIASIAVRELIHRLASAMAIDVDQLLGRLPN